In one Hemiscyllium ocellatum isolate sHemOce1 chromosome 27, sHemOce1.pat.X.cur, whole genome shotgun sequence genomic region, the following are encoded:
- the LOC132828740 gene encoding zinc finger protein 239-like: MEKRWKCENCGKRFCYPSQLESHGRSHSGERPFICSQCGKGFTQCSNLNKHQRTHSGERPFTCSQCGKGFTQSSNLEKHQQTHVEEKPFACSECGKGFTQFVNLATHQRTHSGERPFTCTQCGKGFAQLSSLHVHEITHTGEKPFCCCECGKGFTQLASLRTHRRIHTEEKPFNCSLCGKGFTQLSNLQTHMTTHSREKPFSCPECGTRFTQLSSLHRHKRTHTGEKAFTCTQCGKRFTQFSNLRRHSENTHQGENLHSGAQT, from the coding sequence ATGGAGAAACGGTGGAAGTGTGAGAACTGTGGGAAGAGATTTTGTTACCCATCTCAGCTGGAAAGTCACGGCCGCAGTCACAGTGGGGAGAGGCCGTTTATCTGCTCCCAGTGTGGGAAAGGGTTCACTCAGTGCTCCAACCTGAATAAACACCAGAGAACACACTCTGGGgaaaggccattcacctgctcccaGTGTGGGAAAGGGTTCACTCAGTCATCCAATTTGGAAAAACACCAACAAACTCACGTTGAGGAAAAGCCGTTCGCCTGTTCAGAGTGTGGGAAAGGGTTCACTCAGTTCGTCAACTTAGCTACACACCAGAGAACTCActctggggagaggccgttcacctgcactcagtgtgggaaaggattcgcTCAGTTATCCAGTTTACATGTGCATGAAATAACCCACACTGGAGAGAAACCATTCTGCTGCtgcgagtgtgggaagggattcactcagctGGCCAGCTTACGCACCCACCGAAGAATTCACACTGAGGAGAAACCATTCAATTGCTCTttatgtgggaagggattcactcagttaTCCAACTTACAGACACATATGACGACTCACAGCAGAGAGAAACCATTCAGCTGCCCTGAATGTGGGACACGATTTACTCAGTTATCCAGTTTACACAGACACAAGAGgactcacacaggggagaaagcATTCACGTGTACCCAGTGTGGAAAGAGGTTCACTCAGTTCTCCAACTtacgcagacacagcgagaacaCACACCAGGGAGAAAATCTGCATTCAGGTGCTCAGACTTAA